The following coding sequences lie in one Borreliella spielmanii genomic window:
- the dnaB gene encoding replicative DNA helicase, translating to MALAAFSNSTLLFNDGAEKAVISSIFYNSDKLEQIAFHVRADDFYNETHKLIFKAMVSLYEKRENIDPITVFEEVSKHVSKTQLLIKKDLINLPDYLDSLSVYLPTDRTINVYAKIVKEQSVRRSILNVSKELNDYINDSTKTINEIVEESQQKILSIELDYSSKNLYHAKVIAERVHNEIYERSMKKKEANFGIPSGFRKVDSLIGGFRNSDFIIVGARPSIGKTAFALNIASAIALRKEGKKKVGFFSLEMTADALIKRIISSQSCIDSFKVQNSILSGQEIKSLNDVVNEISDAELYIEDTPNISLLTLATQARKLKRFYSIDIIFVDYISLISFETKNLPRHEQVASISKSLKELARELEIPIIALSQLTRDTEGREPNLASLRESGALEQDADIVILLHRDKDFKFESSTEIEPIETKVIVAKHRNGPTGRADILFLPHITKFVNKDHQY from the coding sequence GTGGCTTTAGCAGCTTTTTCAAATTCTACACTTCTTTTTAATGATGGTGCAGAAAAGGCGGTAATTTCTAGTATATTTTATAATTCAGATAAGTTAGAGCAAATTGCTTTTCATGTAAGAGCTGACGATTTTTACAACGAAACCCACAAGTTGATTTTCAAAGCAATGGTTTCGCTTTATGAAAAAAGAGAAAATATTGATCCTATTACTGTTTTTGAAGAAGTATCTAAGCATGTATCAAAAACACAACTTTTGATTAAAAAAGATTTAATTAATTTGCCAGATTATTTAGACTCACTTTCAGTTTATTTGCCAACAGATAGAACTATAAATGTTTATGCAAAAATTGTAAAAGAGCAGAGTGTTCGTAGAAGTATTTTAAATGTTTCTAAAGAACTTAATGACTATATAAATGATTCTACAAAAACTATTAATGAGATTGTTGAAGAATCTCAACAAAAGATTCTTTCAATTGAATTAGATTATTCTAGTAAAAACCTTTATCATGCTAAAGTTATTGCAGAACGTGTTCATAATGAAATATATGAACGTAGTATGAAGAAAAAGGAAGCAAATTTTGGCATTCCAAGTGGTTTTAGAAAAGTTGACTCTCTTATTGGGGGCTTTAGAAATAGTGATTTTATTATAGTTGGTGCTCGTCCTAGTATCGGTAAGACAGCATTTGCTTTAAACATTGCATCTGCTATAGCATTGAGAAAAGAAGGAAAGAAAAAAGTAGGATTTTTTTCTCTTGAAATGACAGCGGATGCTTTAATAAAAAGAATAATATCGTCTCAATCTTGTATTGATAGCTTTAAAGTTCAAAATAGCATTTTATCTGGACAAGAGATAAAATCATTAAATGATGTTGTAAATGAGATTAGTGATGCTGAGCTTTATATTGAAGATACTCCCAATATTAGTTTGCTAACTTTAGCAACTCAAGCTAGGAAGCTTAAGCGGTTTTATAGTATAGATATAATATTTGTTGATTATATCAGTCTGATTTCTTTTGAAACAAAAAATCTTCCAAGGCATGAACAAGTTGCTTCGATTAGTAAATCTCTTAAAGAGCTTGCTAGAGAGCTTGAGATTCCTATTATTGCATTATCTCAGCTTACAAGAGATACAGAAGGGCGAGAACCTAATCTTGCTAGCCTAAGAGAGTCAGGAGCATTAGAGCAAGACGCCGATATTGTAATTTTACTTCATAGAGATAAGGATTTTAAATTTGAGTCTTCTACTGAGATAGAACCAATAGAAACTAAGGTTATTGTGGCAAAGCATAGAAATGGTCCCACAGGCAGGGCAGATATATTATTTTTGCCACACATTACTAAGTTTGTTAACAAAGATCATCAGTATTAA
- a CDS encoding acetyl-CoA C-acyltransferase, translating to MKKVAIIDGLRMPNTKFGGSFRALNIIDESSKVVKALLGRNNLCEVDEVIIGNVISAGLGQNIARQIALKSGLGSGVPAFSVNKVCGSGLKALELAFNSIVLGNNDIVLAGGVEDLTNAPYLLPRKIRFDGLKLGNFELEDSIQKDALIDSLNFISMGLTAENLSEKYGITREMQDEFAYNSHVKALKARELGYFEDEIYPLTVFDKKTNSSRVVSSDEELRDNLTSNKLASLKPVFKESGTVTAGNSSSLNDGACFLILASEERVKSLGAKPLAYIGGFKSVGFDPLYMGFGAYTAIEGIINKLSLNPSEIDLIEVNEAFAAQALSIEKALFKKYNMTSDIINVNGGAIALGHPFAVSGSRILLTLSRSMKMKNKTKGIVSVCVGGGQGISSFLYR from the coding sequence ATGAAAAAAGTAGCTATTATTGATGGACTTAGAATGCCTAATACCAAGTTCGGAGGTTCTTTTAGGGCTTTAAATATTATTGATGAATCTTCAAAAGTTGTTAAAGCTTTGCTTGGAAGAAATAATTTATGTGAAGTGGACGAGGTTATCATTGGGAATGTAATATCTGCAGGACTTGGTCAAAATATTGCAAGGCAAATTGCTTTAAAGTCTGGTTTGGGCAGTGGTGTGCCTGCATTTAGTGTTAATAAAGTTTGTGGTTCTGGTCTTAAGGCTTTAGAGCTTGCATTTAATTCTATTGTTCTTGGAAACAATGATATTGTTTTAGCTGGAGGAGTGGAAGATCTAACCAATGCTCCTTATTTATTGCCCAGAAAGATTAGATTTGATGGTCTTAAATTGGGTAATTTTGAACTAGAAGATTCAATTCAAAAGGATGCCTTAATAGATTCTCTAAATTTTATTTCCATGGGACTTACAGCGGAAAATCTTTCAGAAAAATATGGAATAACAAGAGAGATGCAAGATGAATTTGCATATAATTCTCATGTGAAGGCATTAAAGGCAAGAGAACTTGGATATTTTGAAGATGAAATTTATCCTCTGACTGTTTTTGATAAGAAGACTAATTCTAGTAGGGTTGTTTCAAGCGATGAGGAACTAAGAGATAATTTAACTTCGAATAAATTGGCATCTCTTAAGCCTGTTTTTAAAGAATCGGGTACAGTAACTGCTGGAAATTCTTCTAGTTTAAATGACGGGGCTTGTTTTTTAATTTTAGCAAGTGAGGAGAGAGTAAAAAGCTTAGGAGCAAAGCCATTAGCTTATATTGGGGGATTTAAAAGTGTAGGGTTTGATCCGCTTTATATGGGTTTTGGAGCTTATACAGCTATTGAAGGTATTATTAATAAATTAAGTTTAAACCCTAGCGAAATAGATTTGATTGAGGTGAATGAAGCATTTGCAGCTCAAGCATTAAGCATTGAAAAGGCTTTGTTTAAAAAATACAATATGACTAGTGATATTATTAATGTAAATGGTGGGGCTATTGCTTTAGGACATCCATTTGCAGTTAGTGGTTCAAGAATTTTATTAACACTTTCTCGTTCTATGAAAATGAAGAATAAAACAAAAGGAATAGTATCTGTTTGTGTTGGCGGTGGACAAGGAATTTCTAGTTTTTTGTATAGATGA
- a CDS encoding peptidylprolyl isomerase, translating to MKSFLFLVILGTVGINSFAQNTPVAIINLYKNEIITKTSFDSKVDIFKKTQGRDLTTAEKKQVLQVLIADVLFSQEASKQGIKISDDEVIQTIRTQFGLVNFTDEQIKQMIEKQGTNWGELLSSMKRSLSSQKLILKQAQPKFSEVKTPSEKEIIEYYEANKTKFVNPDISRVSHVFFSTKDKKRSDVLDQAKNILSQIRSKKITFEEAVRKYSNDESSKAKNGDLGFLSRDDQNAQNLLGSDFIKEVFNFNKGDISSPIASKEGFHIVKVTEKYAQRFLGLNDKVSPTTDLIVKDAIRNNMVNIQQQQIVVQVQQDVYGKLNKSANIQILDSSLQ from the coding sequence ATGAAGAGTTTTTTATTTTTGGTAATATTGGGAACTGTGGGGATTAACTCTTTTGCTCAAAATACTCCTGTTGCTATTATTAATTTATATAAAAATGAAATTATTACTAAAACCAGTTTTGACTCTAAGGTTGATATATTTAAAAAGACCCAAGGTCGAGACTTGACTACTGCTGAGAAAAAGCAAGTTTTGCAAGTTTTAATAGCGGATGTTCTTTTTAGCCAAGAGGCTTCAAAGCAAGGAATTAAAATTTCAGATGATGAGGTTATACAAACTATTAGAACTCAATTTGGGCTTGTAAATTTTACTGATGAGCAAATTAAGCAGATGATAGAAAAACAAGGTACAAATTGGGGTGAGCTTTTGTCTTCAATGAAAAGATCTTTGTCTTCCCAAAAACTTATTTTAAAGCAGGCTCAGCCTAAGTTTTCTGAAGTTAAAACTCCTAGCGAGAAAGAAATTATTGAGTATTATGAGGCTAATAAAACTAAATTTGTAAATCCCGATATTTCAAGAGTTAGTCATGTATTTTTTTCTACTAAGGATAAAAAGAGATCAGATGTTTTAGATCAAGCAAAAAATATTTTAAGCCAAATAAGATCAAAAAAAATTACTTTTGAAGAAGCTGTAAGAAAATATTCAAATGATGAGTCTTCTAAAGCCAAAAACGGCGATCTTGGGTTTTTGTCAAGGGATGATCAAAATGCTCAAAATCTTCTTGGATCTGATTTTATAAAAGAGGTTTTTAATTTTAATAAGGGTGATATATCTTCGCCTATTGCTTCAAAGGAAGGGTTTCATATTGTTAAAGTTACAGAAAAATATGCGCAGAGATTTTTAGGCTTGAATGATAAAGTATCTCCTACTACAGATTTAATTGTCAAAGATGCAATAAGAAATAACATGGTTAATATTCAGCAACAGCAAATTGTTGTCCAAGTGCAGCAAGATGTGTATGGTAAGCTTAATAAATCTGCAAATATACAAATTTTGGATTCTAGTTTACAATAA
- the nusB gene encoding transcription antitermination factor NusB: MHEVRVLAFQKIYSIDINQSAMDDIFDIFNIEDKGFDIENESIKSFYSSLVNGTFNNLEHIDSLIRNISWNWSLDRMDKVDLAILRMGVYSLKFQNFENSKRAVIDDAILIAKKYGSKNSYKFINGILDALLKNMENCIEKK, encoded by the coding sequence ATGCATGAAGTTAGAGTTTTGGCTTTTCAAAAGATTTATAGTATTGATATTAATCAAAGCGCAATGGATGATATTTTTGATATTTTCAATATTGAGGATAAAGGATTTGATATAGAAAATGAATCTATTAAGTCGTTTTATTCTTCTTTAGTAAATGGTACTTTTAATAATTTAGAGCATATTGATAGCTTGATTAGGAATATTTCTTGGAATTGGTCTTTAGATCGAATGGATAAGGTTGATCTTGCAATACTTAGAATGGGTGTCTATTCTTTGAAGTTCCAAAATTTTGAAAATTCAAAGCGTGCTGTAATTGATGATGCAATTTTGATTGCCAAGAAATATGGGAGTAAGAATTCTTACAAGTTTATAAATGGCATACTTGATGCTTTATTAAAAAATATGGAGAATTGTATTGAAAAAAAATAA
- a CDS encoding tetratricopeptide repeat protein, producing MKKNKTLVFILLFLLSVFLGGFYLYFNPNILYFLKGEKDFSKLIIGIDFYIDKKKFADAKKAIRFSSYYANTEFKWLALIKRAKVWALNTGDYHLMRDIVNLSVKVLPGNLKLRALEVYSKLKIGSLKDAYRIANQYLLNSEEYQSLYDEVFMKNLSADNKVLDLNKFIDKIYKEKDARVFEEIGLNLKNNAFLVNAMLLYIDKKNMDAAKRILFKIKEDKNFFKELAYISYNLNDLDFTISNLKFFKNGDDPTLLFLLADAYFKKGDIKNAKNEYLKLYTKFPDYNVLVYLNLAIIANNENDPKRAISYLNKAIEVFKDNKIINYYLANIYFRMKNYFKANEIIANYKEDPLFFKIYFALNYANSEYEAKKSYLWRLFYKTDYNSNIAQFLAWNLLLYSDLKDLDLFFKIYSFSGNKQDWYDFYKFYYFFLKRDFISSKRVIFDNKSSKYMFGVYYNLGVLRFSEKDYNEAEKYFNKGISLLPSSFYDKDANTHYERELVAKIYLKQGINYLYLGKMEKGKESILTSYSFYKTDEGRLYKNMIDTLRERKLNFD from the coding sequence TTGAAAAAAAATAAAACTTTGGTGTTTATTTTATTATTTTTATTATCGGTTTTTTTAGGTGGTTTTTATTTATATTTCAATCCCAATATTTTATATTTTTTGAAAGGTGAAAAAGATTTTAGTAAGCTTATTATAGGAATTGATTTTTATATCGATAAAAAGAAATTTGCTGATGCTAAAAAAGCAATACGGTTTTCATCATATTATGCTAATACTGAATTTAAATGGTTAGCTCTTATTAAAAGGGCTAAAGTTTGGGCTTTAAACACAGGCGATTATCATCTTATGAGGGATATAGTAAATCTTAGTGTTAAAGTTTTACCGGGTAATTTGAAGTTAAGAGCTTTAGAAGTTTATTCTAAGCTTAAAATTGGATCTTTAAAAGATGCTTATAGAATTGCAAATCAATATCTTTTAAATAGTGAAGAGTATCAAAGTCTTTACGATGAAGTTTTTATGAAAAATTTAAGTGCAGATAATAAGGTTTTAGATTTGAACAAATTTATTGATAAAATCTATAAAGAAAAGGATGCTCGTGTTTTTGAAGAGATAGGTTTAAATCTTAAGAATAATGCATTTTTAGTAAATGCAATGCTTTTATATATAGATAAAAAAAATATGGATGCTGCTAAGCGCATACTTTTTAAAATTAAAGAAGACAAAAACTTTTTCAAAGAGCTTGCATATATTTCATACAATCTTAATGATTTAGATTTTACCATTTCCAATCTTAAGTTTTTTAAAAATGGAGATGACCCTACCTTACTTTTTTTGCTTGCTGATGCTTATTTTAAAAAAGGAGATATTAAGAATGCCAAAAATGAATATTTAAAGCTTTATACAAAATTTCCTGATTATAATGTTCTTGTTTATTTAAATCTTGCAATTATAGCTAATAATGAGAATGATCCTAAAAGAGCGATTTCCTATTTAAATAAGGCTATTGAGGTGTTTAAGGACAATAAAATAATAAATTATTATTTAGCAAACATATATTTTAGAATGAAAAATTATTTTAAAGCTAATGAAATTATAGCTAATTACAAGGAAGACCCTTTATTTTTTAAAATTTATTTTGCATTAAATTATGCAAATTCTGAGTATGAGGCAAAAAAATCTTATTTGTGGCGACTATTTTACAAGACAGACTACAATTCTAATATTGCCCAATTTTTGGCTTGGAATTTGTTGCTTTATTCAGATTTAAAGGACTTAGATTTATTTTTTAAAATTTATAGTTTTTCTGGAAATAAACAAGATTGGTATGATTTTTATAAATTTTATTATTTTTTCCTTAAAAGAGATTTTATTAGTTCAAAAAGGGTAATTTTTGACAATAAATCATCAAAATATATGTTTGGAGTTTATTATAATCTTGGAGTTTTGAGATTTTCTGAGAAAGATTATAATGAAGCAGAAAAATATTTTAATAAAGGAATATCTTTATTGCCTAGTAGTTTTTATGATAAAGATGCTAATACCCATTATGAGCGTGAGCTTGTAGCAAAAATCTATTTAAAACAAGGAATTAATTATCTTTATTTGGGAAAAATGGAAAAAGGTAAAGAGTCTATTTTAACTTCTTATTCTTTTTACAAAACCGATGAAGGAAGGCTTTATAAAAATATGATAGATACACTTAGAGAAAGGAAGTTGAATTTTGACTAA
- the map gene encoding type I methionyl aminopeptidase, with protein MTKLRLKSKDEIKKIKASASLLALTLLEVERNIVPGISTKELDLIAYDFIIKNKAKPAFKGYHGFKGTICASVNEEVIHGIPGKRKLADGDIVSIDCGVILDGFYSDMAKTFKVGSVDPSIDKLLKVTNASLYKGIAEMKVGNRILNISKAIEEYIKPFGFGIVREYTGHGVGFQLHEEPSVPNYYAPFFKNIRIQEGMVLAIEPMVNLKGHEVSIKSDGWTVYASDLSCSAHFEHTVAVVDGLPLILSEV; from the coding sequence TTGACTAAACTGAGATTGAAATCTAAAGACGAGATTAAAAAAATAAAAGCTTCAGCGAGCTTATTAGCGCTTACTTTGTTAGAAGTAGAGAGAAATATTGTTCCTGGTATTAGCACTAAAGAACTTGATTTAATAGCCTATGATTTTATTATTAAAAATAAAGCTAAGCCCGCTTTTAAAGGTTATCATGGGTTTAAAGGAACTATTTGTGCATCTGTTAATGAAGAGGTTATTCACGGTATTCCCGGGAAAAGAAAACTAGCTGATGGAGATATTGTTAGTATTGATTGTGGAGTTATTCTTGATGGATTTTATAGTGATATGGCAAAAACTTTTAAAGTGGGAAGTGTGGATCCTAGCATAGATAAACTTTTAAAAGTTACAAATGCTTCTCTTTACAAGGGTATTGCTGAGATGAAAGTGGGAAATCGAATTTTGAATATATCAAAAGCAATAGAAGAGTATATAAAACCATTTGGTTTTGGAATAGTTAGAGAATATACAGGTCATGGTGTTGGATTTCAACTTCACGAAGAACCGAGTGTTCCAAATTATTATGCTCCTTTTTTTAAAAATATTAGAATTCAAGAAGGTATGGTTTTGGCTATTGAGCCTATGGTAAACTTAAAGGGGCATGAGGTTTCAATAAAAAGCGATGGTTGGACTGTTTATGCATCTGATCTTAGTTGTTCTGCACATTTTGAACACACCGTTGCTGTTGTTGATGGGCTGCCTTTGATTTTAAGTGAAGTTTAA
- the htrA gene encoding DegQ family serine endoprotease HtrA codes for MEKKFFSGFILSFLALGIGFFIGMHYLASNRSNIVFAEEKGSTVQTLQDSFREVSKKILPSSVEVHATGVIKQSFPIPFFFFDMPEFDSERKSNWAGSGVIIGRDSQKKSLFYVVTNSHVVDKATELEVVSYDKKKHKAKLIGKDEKKDIALISFESDDSTIKVADLGDSDKLEIGDWVMAVGSPFQFSFTVTAGIVSGLQRSANPNLQSRNLFIQTDAAINRGNSGGPLVNTKGEVIGINAWIASNSGGNIGLGFAIPVNNIKSTVDFFLKGKKIESAWLGISFYPLKTRDVEVLKSLGVQGDDVSSAIIASLYPGSPAIKSGLRAGDIIMKVNGVSMSVFQDVTSYISDFYAGEKISVEILRGNVKKNIEIVLAVRPKDKELSSSKMFPGFVVYPLVEDIKAQLNLRNWIKGVVVDYIDKNLASNIKMKSGDVILDVNSKSVSNLREFYDALEIGKNTYKILRGNDSFKITF; via the coding sequence GTGGAAAAAAAGTTTTTTTCTGGATTTATTCTCAGTTTTTTGGCTTTGGGTATTGGGTTTTTTATTGGAATGCATTATTTAGCTTCTAATAGAAGCAATATTGTTTTTGCAGAAGAAAAGGGCAGTACAGTACAAACCCTACAAGATTCTTTTAGAGAAGTTTCCAAGAAAATTTTACCATCATCTGTAGAAGTTCATGCAACAGGAGTAATTAAACAGAGTTTTCCTATTCCATTTTTCTTTTTTGATATGCCAGAATTTGATTCTGAGAGAAAAAGCAATTGGGCAGGGTCTGGGGTAATAATTGGTAGAGATTCCCAAAAAAAATCATTATTTTATGTGGTTACAAATAGTCATGTAGTGGATAAGGCAACTGAACTTGAAGTTGTATCTTATGATAAGAAAAAGCACAAGGCTAAGTTAATTGGCAAAGATGAAAAAAAGGATATTGCCCTTATTAGTTTTGAAAGTGACGATTCAACTATTAAGGTAGCTGATCTTGGGGATAGTGATAAGCTTGAAATAGGTGATTGGGTTATGGCGGTAGGTAGTCCTTTTCAATTTAGTTTTACAGTTACAGCAGGTATTGTCAGCGGATTGCAACGTTCTGCGAATCCTAATTTACAATCAAGGAATTTATTTATTCAAACTGACGCTGCAATCAACAGAGGTAATTCAGGAGGGCCTCTTGTAAATACAAAAGGTGAAGTTATTGGGATTAATGCTTGGATAGCTTCAAATTCTGGTGGAAATATTGGGCTAGGGTTTGCAATTCCTGTTAATAATATTAAAAGCACTGTAGATTTTTTCCTTAAAGGTAAAAAAATTGAATCAGCATGGCTTGGAATTTCTTTTTATCCGTTAAAGACAAGAGATGTTGAGGTATTAAAAAGCCTGGGGGTTCAAGGTGATGATGTTTCATCTGCAATTATTGCCTCTCTTTATCCAGGTTCACCTGCTATTAAGTCAGGCCTTAGAGCAGGAGACATTATTATGAAGGTTAATGGTGTTTCTATGAGTGTTTTTCAAGACGTTACATCATATATTAGCGATTTTTATGCTGGTGAGAAAATAAGTGTAGAAATTTTAAGAGGCAATGTTAAAAAAAATATTGAGATTGTTCTTGCTGTTAGACCTAAGGATAAAGAACTTTCTTCTTCAAAAATGTTTCCAGGTTTTGTTGTGTATCCATTAGTTGAAGATATTAAAGCTCAGCTTAATTTAAGAAATTGGATTAAAGGTGTTGTTGTTGATTATATTGATAAAAATTTAGCATCAAATATTAAGATGAAGTCAGGAGATGTAATTCTTGATGTAAATTCGAAAAGTGTTTCTAATTTAAGAGAATTTTATGATGCTCTTGAGATTGGAAAAAATACTTATAAAATTTTAAGGGGAAATGATTCTTTTAAAATTACGTTTTAG
- a CDS encoding phosphoribosyltransferase, whose translation MKKYISYEEIRVNGFKLAYKIYKDGFIPDIMYVSLRGGAYLGNIISEFFKFVKVDKPLLYAAVVARSYDIFNEQKKIMIDGWTYDPKYLRAGDKVLFVDDIFDTGRTIVYLRGEVLKKGIENKNVKIAVYDYKDHGFVDYIPDYYVNKYSTQEELNTWIHYGNHELTGLNESEYKNSFKYIDDELDEILKFLSKNKS comes from the coding sequence ATGAAAAAATATATTTCTTATGAAGAGATAAGAGTTAATGGGTTTAAGCTTGCTTATAAAATTTATAAAGATGGATTTATACCAGATATTATGTATGTCTCTTTGAGAGGGGGAGCCTATCTTGGCAATATTATTAGTGAATTTTTTAAATTTGTAAAAGTAGATAAACCCCTTTTATATGCTGCTGTTGTTGCTAGATCTTATGATATTTTTAATGAACAGAAAAAGATAATGATAGATGGTTGGACTTATGATCCAAAATATTTAAGGGCAGGTGATAAGGTTTTATTTGTCGATGATATTTTTGATACAGGTCGTACTATTGTTTATTTGAGGGGTGAGGTTCTAAAAAAGGGTATAGAAAATAAAAATGTTAAAATAGCAGTTTACGATTATAAGGATCATGGATTTGTAGATTATATTCCTGATTATTATGTTAATAAATATTCTACCCAAGAAGAATTAAATACCTGGATTCATTATGGAAATCATGAGCTGACAGGATTAAATGAAAGTGAATATAAGAATAGTTTTAAATATATAGATGATGAGCTTGATGAGATTTTAAAATTTTTGTCAAAAAATAAATCTTAA
- the asnS gene encoding asparagine--tRNA ligase, which translates to MFASIKDILENPILNNNVTINGWIRTKRSNGKIGFIEVNDGSTLKGIQAVINEEENQFDEKDLKKLTTGASISLTGLLVESPAKGQNYEIKTYSFNVIGEADPKTYPLQKKRHTFEFLREIAHLRIRTNTFGAVARIRNKISYKIHEYFQKNGFFYINTPIITSNDGEGAGEMFRVSTLKFNKLNNSLSNIDFKDDFFGKEAFLSVTGQLHGEAYAMALSKIYTFGPTFRAENSNTTRHASEFWMIEPEMAFYELSDNIILAEDLLKYLLSSILNECPQDMDFLENYIEKGLIKKLENVINSSFEVITYTKAIEILESSKKSFEINPYWGVDLQTDHERYLTEEIFKKPVVVIDYPKNFKAFYMKINKDNKTVKGMDVLVPRIGEIIGGSEREDDLQKLENRIKELNLNIEHLNWYLDLRRFGSTPHSGFGLGLERLVQYSTGISNIRDSIPFPRTPKNLYF; encoded by the coding sequence ATGTTTGCAAGCATTAAAGATATTTTAGAAAATCCAATTTTAAACAACAATGTTACAATAAATGGTTGGATTAGAACCAAAAGGAGTAATGGTAAGATTGGATTTATAGAAGTTAATGACGGCTCAACTCTTAAAGGAATTCAAGCTGTAATAAACGAAGAAGAAAATCAATTTGACGAAAAAGATCTAAAAAAACTAACAACAGGAGCAAGCATATCGTTAACAGGCCTATTAGTAGAAAGTCCTGCAAAAGGACAAAATTATGAAATAAAAACATATAGTTTTAATGTAATAGGAGAAGCAGATCCAAAAACTTACCCATTACAAAAAAAAAGACATACTTTCGAATTTTTAAGAGAAATAGCTCATTTAAGAATACGAACCAATACATTTGGGGCTGTAGCTAGGATAAGAAACAAAATTTCATACAAAATTCATGAATATTTCCAAAAAAATGGTTTTTTTTATATTAATACACCAATAATTACATCAAACGATGGAGAAGGTGCTGGAGAAATGTTTAGGGTTTCCACACTAAAATTTAATAAACTAAACAATTCACTTAGCAATATTGATTTTAAAGACGATTTTTTTGGAAAAGAAGCTTTTCTCTCTGTCACCGGCCAGTTACACGGGGAAGCATATGCAATGGCTTTATCTAAAATATATACATTCGGCCCAACATTTCGAGCAGAAAATTCTAACACCACACGCCACGCTTCAGAATTTTGGATGATAGAACCAGAAATGGCTTTTTACGAGCTTAGCGACAATATTATCTTAGCAGAAGATCTCTTAAAATATCTTTTAAGTTCAATTTTAAACGAATGCCCTCAAGATATGGATTTTTTAGAAAATTACATTGAAAAAGGATTGATTAAAAAACTAGAAAACGTAATAAATTCAAGTTTTGAAGTTATTACCTATACTAAAGCAATTGAAATTCTTGAAAGCTCAAAAAAAAGTTTTGAAATAAATCCTTACTGGGGAGTAGATTTACAAACAGATCATGAGAGATACTTAACAGAAGAGATTTTCAAAAAACCAGTAGTGGTTATTGATTATCCAAAAAATTTCAAAGCATTTTACATGAAAATAAACAAAGACAATAAAACCGTAAAAGGAATGGATGTACTTGTTCCAAGAATTGGAGAGATTATAGGGGGAAGCGAAAGAGAAGATGACTTACAAAAATTAGAAAATAGAATAAAAGAATTAAACCTAAACATTGAGCATCTAAACTGGTATCTTGATCTAAGAAGGTTTGGTTCCACTCCTCATTCTGGCTTTGGACTTGGACTTGAAAGATTGGTGCAATACTCAACAGGAATATCTAATATAAGAGATTCAATACCATTTCCAAGAACTCCTAAAAATCTTTATTTTTAA
- the murI gene encoding glutamate racemase has translation MKNFKEVIIIFDSGIGGLSYFEYIKSKLGGCQYVYVADNKNFPYGKKSPEYLLEAVLFLIERLKKIYNVNALILACNTISVSVYNKLNFVFPVVYTLPEVSLVSDLALKRVLLIATNTTLESKFVKDQVNMHNDLIVKAAGELVNFVEYGKKYKKDALRCLEALKSEVVNTGREIVFLGCTHYLHLKSMIEDFLKIPVYENRELVVQNLIRSINFSKYKDSYYKNDVDFADEFYLTSNENFTFYQNFCKKYNLHFKGMIV, from the coding sequence ATGAAAAATTTCAAAGAAGTAATAATTATTTTTGATTCAGGAATAGGGGGACTTTCTTATTTTGAATATATTAAAAGTAAATTAGGGGGGTGTCAATATGTTTATGTTGCTGATAATAAAAATTTTCCTTATGGGAAGAAGAGCCCTGAGTATCTTTTAGAAGCAGTTTTGTTTTTGATTGAGAGACTTAAAAAAATTTATAATGTTAATGCATTAATTTTGGCTTGCAATACAATTTCTGTTAGTGTATACAATAAATTAAATTTTGTTTTTCCAGTAGTTTATACTTTGCCAGAGGTAAGCTTGGTTTCTGATCTTGCTTTAAAAAGAGTTCTTTTGATTGCAACAAATACTACTCTTGAGAGCAAATTTGTTAAGGATCAAGTAAATATGCATAATGATTTGATTGTAAAAGCAGCTGGAGAGCTTGTTAATTTTGTTGAATATGGGAAGAAGTACAAAAAAGATGCCCTGAGATGCTTAGAGGCTTTAAAATCTGAAGTTGTAAATACCGGTAGAGAAATTGTTTTTCTTGGGTGTACACATTATTTACATCTTAAGTCAATGATAGAAGATTTTTTAAAAATTCCTGTTTATGAGAATCGTGAATTAGTGGTACAAAATCTTATTAGATCAATAAATTTTTCTAAATATAAAGATAGCTATTATAAAAATGATGTTGACTTTGCAGATGAGTTTTATTTAACTAGTAATGAAAATTTTACTTTTTATCAAAATTTTTGCAAAAAATATAACCTCCACTTTAAAGGAATGATAGTTTGA